Proteins encoded together in one Micromonospora auratinigra window:
- a CDS encoding asparagine synthetase B family protein — protein MCGIALSIGPEADPATFRRMLATLAARGEVTETRQENGLLAGVRRLRVVDRERAVQPWVAPDERHLLCYNGEIFNHHELRGELTRLGYEFRTAGDTEVVLTAFRHWGEGAVHRLRGEYAFVVVERATGRAYLARDPLGVKPLYWSRTPGCLHLASEVKALVGQNAPVSEVPPGHHGWAGPDGPVRLRPHVDLLELGAGQPVIDDPDEAAGLVRAALTDSIRARLDTDLTVGVVLSGGLDSSLALLHAKTLHPDCVAVTVGVPESPDVAYARRLAADLGVPHEVIEVRPRDIRLADVREAIRISELTEYGDIINAVVTVPIFRRLRELGVKVVLTGDGSDELFGGYPMYHQVGPERSRRLFLHKIRNLCRTELQRVDRVSMGHGVEARVPFLDLSVVELAMRLPLALKLRDGQEKWIVRRAFADVLPDYIRRRPKNPMSYSSGLHERARLYKPLFARLHRSFGYDLLEPVRRDFDSVLTRCGNDLDRAIADGLARPDYTVLEHARDLVGAAKWNTVPVVRRLVGPRATRRTPVR, from the coding sequence ATGTGCGGAATCGCGCTGAGCATCGGGCCGGAGGCCGACCCGGCCACCTTCCGCCGGATGCTCGCCACGCTCGCCGCCCGCGGTGAGGTGACCGAGACCCGGCAGGAGAACGGGCTGCTGGCCGGCGTCCGCCGGCTGCGCGTGGTGGACCGTGAGCGGGCCGTGCAGCCCTGGGTCGCGCCGGACGAGCGGCACCTGCTCTGCTACAACGGCGAGATCTTCAACCACCACGAGCTGCGCGGGGAGCTGACCCGGCTCGGGTACGAGTTCCGCACCGCCGGCGACACCGAGGTGGTGCTCACCGCGTTCCGGCACTGGGGCGAGGGGGCCGTGCACCGGCTGCGCGGCGAGTACGCCTTCGTGGTGGTGGAGCGGGCCACCGGCCGCGCCTACCTGGCCCGCGACCCGCTCGGGGTGAAGCCGCTGTACTGGTCGAGGACGCCCGGCTGCCTGCACCTGGCCTCCGAGGTGAAGGCCCTGGTCGGTCAGAACGCGCCGGTCAGCGAGGTGCCACCCGGGCACCACGGCTGGGCCGGGCCGGACGGGCCGGTGCGGCTGCGTCCGCACGTGGACCTGCTCGAACTGGGTGCCGGGCAGCCGGTGATCGACGACCCGGACGAGGCGGCGGGGCTGGTCCGGGCCGCGCTCACCGACAGCATCCGGGCCCGGCTCGACACCGACCTCACCGTCGGCGTGGTCCTCTCCGGCGGGCTGGACAGCTCGCTCGCCCTGCTGCACGCCAAGACGCTGCACCCGGACTGCGTGGCGGTCACCGTCGGTGTCCCGGAGAGCCCGGACGTGGCGTACGCCCGGCGGCTCGCCGCCGACCTGGGGGTGCCGCACGAGGTGATCGAGGTGCGCCCGCGCGACATCCGGCTCGCCGACGTGCGTGAGGCCATCCGCATCTCCGAGCTGACCGAGTACGGCGACATCATCAACGCCGTGGTCACCGTGCCGATCTTCCGCCGGCTGCGCGAGCTGGGCGTGAAGGTGGTGCTCACCGGGGACGGCTCCGACGAGCTGTTCGGCGGCTACCCGATGTACCACCAGGTCGGCCCCGAGCGGTCCCGCCGGCTCTTCCTGCACAAGATCCGCAACCTGTGCCGGACGGAGTTGCAGCGGGTGGACCGGGTCAGCATGGGACACGGGGTGGAGGCCCGGGTGCCCTTCCTCGACCTGAGCGTGGTGGAACTGGCCATGCGGCTGCCGCTGGCGCTGAAGCTGCGCGACGGGCAGGAGAAGTGGATCGTCCGGCGGGCCTTCGCCGACGTGCTGCCCGACTACATCCGGCGGCGGCCGAAGAACCCGATGTCGTACTCGTCGGGGCTGCACGAACGGGCCCGGCTCTACAAGCCGCTCTTCGCCCGGCTGCACCGCTCCTTCGGCTACGACCTGCTCGAACCGGTGCGCCGCGACTTCGACAGCGTGCTCACCCGCTGCGGCAACGACCTGGACCGGGCCATCGCCGACGGCCTCGCCCGCCCCGACTACACGGTGCTGGAGCACGCCCGGGACCTGGTCGGCGCGGCGAAGTGGAACACGGTGCCGGTGGTCCGCCGGCTGGTCGGCCCGCGCGCCACCCGACGGACGCCGGTGCGCTGA
- a CDS encoding MerR family transcriptional regulator: MFTIGEFAALGRVSVRMLRHYDGIGLLRPAAVDPHTGYRYYRAEQLGRLHRVIALKDLGLTLDQVGAVLDDRLDAAELRGMLRLRRAQLTDRVAADTARLAGIEARLRMLETEGRMTTRDVVLKQVPPVRIAELTGVARSYESPDIGPVIQPLYPELFRRLDAAGVRPAGPGIAWYEPAGDGDEVVVHAGVTVHVDPADAPDVAVVDLPAVPTAATIVHHGSMDEVEATMQVLARWVEEHGWRADGYAREVYLEYCQGKPEQGVTELQLPVSRR, encoded by the coding sequence ATGTTCACCATCGGAGAATTCGCCGCACTCGGTCGGGTGTCGGTCCGGATGCTGCGCCACTACGACGGCATCGGGCTGCTGCGCCCGGCCGCCGTGGACCCGCACACCGGCTACCGGTACTACCGGGCGGAGCAGCTGGGCCGGCTGCACCGGGTGATCGCCCTCAAGGACCTGGGCCTCACCCTGGACCAGGTCGGGGCGGTCCTCGACGACCGGCTCGACGCCGCGGAGCTGCGCGGCATGCTGCGGCTGCGCCGGGCCCAGCTCACCGACCGGGTGGCCGCGGACACCGCCCGGCTGGCCGGGATCGAGGCGAGACTCCGGATGCTCGAGACGGAGGGTCGGATGACCACCAGGGACGTCGTACTGAAGCAGGTGCCGCCGGTGCGGATCGCGGAGCTGACCGGGGTGGCCCGCAGCTACGAGTCGCCGGACATCGGGCCGGTGATCCAGCCGCTCTACCCGGAGCTGTTCCGCCGGCTCGACGCGGCGGGCGTCCGCCCGGCCGGACCGGGCATCGCCTGGTACGAGCCGGCCGGCGACGGGGACGAGGTGGTCGTGCACGCCGGGGTTACCGTGCACGTCGACCCGGCGGACGCGCCGGACGTCGCCGTGGTCGACCTGCCGGCGGTGCCCACCGCCGCGACGATCGTGCACCACGGGTCGATGGACGAGGTCGAGGCGACCATGCAGGTGCTGGCCCGGTGGGTCGAGGAGCACGGCTGGCGCGCCGACGGCTACGCCCGCGAGGTCTACCTCGAGTACTGCCAGGGCAAGCCGGAGCAGGGCGTGACCGAACTCCAGCTCCCGGTCTCCCGCCGCTGA